GCTGGAGGCACTGGTACTATGCTACAGGTTTGTCCTTCTGGGCAAGGAAATTTTATCCTTTTGACTATAATGCAGTATATACTGCTGAAAATGAACAAAAGTATGAAGAAGAAATCCTTTCCCAGGAGGCCAAATATTTAAAAGAGCAGCTAAAAGCGATAGAAGAAAGGCTGGAAGAACTTAAAAAAGCAAAAAAAGAAGGCCTTAATGAAGAATAAAGGCCAAAAGAATAACATGTTTAGGTCAGGGGCGGTTTTAAAACCGTCCCTAATAAAAATATTTTATTTATATTATACTATTTTATAATCACAAATTAAATAAGTTTTAGAGAGGGATGCATAATGCTAATCGCGGTCACATCAACAGGTAATGCCTTAGATTCTTTTATAGATGAGCGGTTTGGGAGATGCAAATATTTTATAATTATTAACCCTCAAACAAAAGAATATGAAGCAATAGAAAATGAATATTCAAACAGCGCTCACGGTACAGGGGTTCAGGTAGCCCAATTTATTGTTGATAAAGGGGTTTCTGCTATTATTACGGGATACGTTGGTCCCAATGCCATTAGTATATTAAATGAAGCAGGAATAGAAATATATTCCGCAAATTCAATCAGCGTAAAAGAAGCTCTTGAAAATT
This genomic stretch from Thermovenabulum gondwanense harbors:
- a CDS encoding DUF5320 domain-containing protein; this translates as MPRGDGTGPTGRGPMTGRAAGFCAGFPVPGFMNPVGRRHLRRAFGSNFGIGSFGFGRGWRHWYYATGLSFWARKFYPFDYNAVYTAENEQKYEEEILSQEAKYLKEQLKAIEERLEELKKAKKEGLNEE
- a CDS encoding NifB/NifX family molybdenum-iron cluster-binding protein — protein: MLIAVTSTGNALDSFIDERFGRCKYFIIINPQTKEYEAIENEYSNSAHGTGVQVAQFIVDKGVSAIITGYVGPNAISILNEAGIEIYSANSISVKEALENYFQGKLHKVSSPIKPHKNQ